Genomic window (Equus asinus isolate D_3611 breed Donkey chromosome 8, EquAss-T2T_v2, whole genome shotgun sequence):
GTGTCTAGTCAAGCAATGACTGGCTCTTAAGAGCCTTTCGCTTCCTTCTAGAGCCCCTTAGTCCCTCAGACccactttatttctctcttgctaGGTCATCCTCGTGCTGATGCCCTCTCTTCATCTATTGGGcatatttatctctctcttcttgatATCCCTCTattattcccttctctccatcctccataaataaataatttaatttttcccttcatAAATAatcccccctccctgcctccagccatCCACCCAAACTCCCCCACGTGTCCTTTCCCCCTCCATGTCTAGGACTAGGCCCCCCTAGACTGGTAGGACAGGTGAAGAGTTCTGGGTGGGAATTCTAGGCAGGCTTAAAATCCTCAGCCGAGCATCTGGGGTGGTTCAGGGAAGTGTGGTCCCCTGGGGTGCCTAGAATTCCTTCTTTGGAAGCTCCAGGTGATGTGAGTGGGGAAGGTTTGAGACTGTTGGAATGGTCAAAGGAGAGATGTGGTGACCCTGAAATGGTCAGAATGGAGGCAAAATGGGGAGAAGGCCttgaaactaatttttttctttctggatttttctacAGAGCAAAGGCCCCAAAGAAGACACTACTGGGACTAAGGAGTAGGTGAGGGATGCCATCTGTGTGAGTGGATAGCTGGTCTCCCTGGGTGAGCAGGAACACAGCCCCCTGGTACACTGAGCGCACCCAAGGTCCCTGTGGCCCTGGGCACACGGACTTCTGAGCGCTGAGGAGAGGCACGTGGAAGGGGTACTGGGAAGAGAAGAGCTGGACCTCGTGAGCCAGGTAGAGAGGGGTTGGGGTGGCCTTAGGGAAGCAGCCTTCCCCAGAGAAGACCACCTGGGAGTAGACGAAGTAGAGGCCACTGGTGGGGACCAGGAGGGAATTGTTGCTCAAAGAGAAGCCATGGCGGAGGAAGGCACGATCTGTGTTTGCTCTCCAGCGCAAGGAGTTCTGGGTGCTGGGGTCTCCTAGGAAGAGCCATAGGGGATGGAGGGTCAAGGACCTGGGGTTCAGAGGTCTCAATCCCTAAGGAAGCAGGTGCTGGACTGAGTTCCTGGGGGATGGTCAGGAGGACGGATGGGAGTGGCAAGCCTttgatttgggggtgggggaagttgAGGGAGTGGTGGAGTGGATGCTTGGGTCCCTGAAGTGGGGGTAGGAGGAAAGCTGGGGGCTACATGTCTGGGAGGTCAGGTGGATGTTTACCAACAAGGTGAGCAGCAGGTTTGAGAGTGTCTTGGGTGAAGTGCTTCTGGGGGTGCTGATGGGCAGTCCGGGCAGCTGAGGGTGACAGGCCAACACCAGGGAGCCCCTAAGGGAGAACAGAATTGAAGGAGGCTCTAGGGTTGGCCCAAGGTTTGGCTGGGCCACCCCCAAGCCCCCAGTCTCCTGCTGCCTCACCTGGGCCTCAGGCGGCAGGGCCAGCAGCAAccccagaaggaggaggaggggggcgcCGCACACCCTCAGGAGGTAGAGACGTCCAGATGGTGTCATGGGGAGAACCTGCAGGGAGAGAGAGTGTGAGCGGGGCGGGGCACTGCGGAAGACAGGCCTCCTGCCCACGGAGACAGCCACCACGAGACACAGGGCGACAGACAGAGAAGGGGACAAGATGCAGTCAGGGAAACCCTAAGGTGAGCAgggggagacagaaagagaaacagagatgggaagggaacagagagagactgaggcagaaacagaaaatgtgttacagagacagagggaaggagacTGACAGatggagagtcagagagaggggaacaaaccaaaaccaaacccaccgaggcccaggcccaggcaggaGTGCAGGAGGGGCCGGGGTGCAGGCTGAGGGGCCGAATGCCTGCCCAGGGAAGGAGTCCGCCGCCTGGGCAGCCCAAGGAGATGGGGCCGGAGAGTCTCACCTGCTGTGCAGGGCCCCTGGGCCAGGACGCCTGGGTCCCTTTATAGAGGAAGCGGCAGTGGCAGCGTGGCAGGCGGCGGGCGGGTTCTAGGCCGGGGCTGGGGCCCGGGGAAGCCCCCAGGGCTTAGAAGATGCTGCTGTTTCAGTCGAAGGCAGGAAAGGCTGAGGCCTAGGAGAGAACCGCAGGCTGGGGGCTCAGATGACTGAGTTCTGGGAAAGGGAGTGGGGTCAGGGGAACCGTGGGCTGGGAGGGCCAGGGAGCGGGGTCAGGCTTAGGAGTTCCAGGGAAGGGACAGTAAattcagaggaggagaagggggagcagCTGGGGTGTGGGCTGGAGGCCTGGTTCCCTGAAGAGCGATTATATATAACACCTCTGCACCCTTGGCTGATTACAAGCTTCTCTCTGTGCCCATTTCCTCCTCTTGTACCCCCGTCCTTGTCCCAAATGGCTCAAATCACACTTGTCCCAGTATGTGTACTTTGCAGGTCGTCTGGCTGGTTTCCTATCAAGAAGTTCCATTATATCCCCCTGTGCCTGGGACATCCTGGTTTATGCCTGTTGTCCTCGTGAAAATATTCGTGGagcccctttcactctcaaaagtgtcctggtttggaAGATAAATGTCACAGTCCCATACCCAGGGATGAGGCCATGCACTCGTGTATGATAAGGTGTCATCTCACTCCTGAGGATACCCTCTACCTCTTCCTGACCTTAGAGGCCCCCACAGATCGGATTTATGTAACTCCAAACTCACACCATGATCCAGGAATGGGGGAGACAACTTCCAGAGTTCTCTATAGGGGAAGCTTCGGAATTCCACATAGGAGGATCTTAAGAGTGGTGACCTAGGGTGGGGTGTGAAAGCTAAGGGACTTGTCTTGAAGCCACATTTGCAGagccaatacatttttttttattgaggtaacattggtttataacattatataaatttcaggtgtatgtcattatatttcaacttctgcatagactgcatcatgttcaccaccaaaagtctagttgccatgaGCCAATACACTTTTAAAATCATGAAGGATTTCCCCCTTTTATTGATATAGAACTTAGGTGCAGTGAGGTGTGCACACGTCCGAAGTGACAGCCTGATGAACTTTTCCATCTGTGTATGGTCATGAAGCTACCACCAAGTTCAACATATTTTCAGGTCCCCAGAAGGTTCTCTTGCGGCCCCTCTGAGCTGATACCCTCCAAAGATAACCAACCACTTTCTGACCTCTATCACCAAAGACTAATTCTTCCTgcttttgaacttcatataaatcaCACAGAATTGACTCATTTgtgcttggcttctttcactcagcattatgtttgtgagattcatctatgtgATTGCATGTATCTGTACCGTTTTTTTTTGAATTGTGATGTAATATTCTATGAATATATtctaatttatccattcttctgttgatgtgcatttggtttgtttccagtttttggctaatATGACAAACGTGGATATGAACATTCTTGAACATGAGGCAGTTTTCACTCAGCTTGTAAGATGCAGGTTTAAAAGAGAAAGGTttctaaagataattttattcatatttcataAGATTGAGAAAATAACAATTGGCCACCTCAAATATCATTCTTACTCTTACTGATGTCGTTACGCTTTCATTCGGAGAGTTTGGGAGGGGTTGTGCTGAGGACAGTGGTCATGGAGGCTAAAGTCCTCCACGTTGCACTGGGCACATTGCTGCTCTCCTCTGGCACAAAGTTGCCAAGGGGTCTTGGTGTCCTTAGCACCGAAGTAACACTCAGGGTGTGTATAAGCTATTTCTCCTATTTTCCTCTCCCTACTTGAGGCCCTGCAACTTTGCCTTTCATGCCTCATTAGTCTTATCTAGCTCTCATTCCATCTCTTTAGCTTTCTCTCTATTccacaagcatttactgagcaccttgtACAAGGATACAGATGCAAAAGACAGTCTGCTGACCTCCAGGAGCTCAAAGACCAGTGTGGGAGAAAGTTATTAGATACTTACAGTAAAGTGTGATAAGTTCCATGACAGTGGGCTCATGGCAGCCCATAGAAAAGCCATCGAACTTGGCCTGGGGGACAGCTGATTCAGACATTAAGTATCGACCAAAGAATGGAAGAAACACTCTGTGCAAAGACTGGAGGTGAAAGAGAGTATGAAGTCTGCGAGATGCGCAATTGGGTACAAATAGAAGGAACAGAGATGAGGCTCAGGAGGTAAGTTGAGAACACATCCTGAGGGGtttaaaaccaagaaaagaagTTTGGATTTCACTCTAACTATGATGGGGAGCCACCAAAAATCTTAAGTGAGAGAGGGACCCATGCAGATTAGTACATTAGAAAAATGAGTCTGGAAGCTACATGAAGAATGGACTCGGGTACGGGAGTTGGGGGCTGGAGGGGAAACTGGAAGTTTGAAGACCAGTTTGGAGGGTTTGGCAATAACCCAGCAAGGAGATAAGAGCCTGCATTTACAtcaaggcagcagcaggagaaTGGAAAAGAGGAGACAGTGTCTAGGCCAAATCTACAGGTCTTGGAGGCTGACCAGATGTGATGGAAAAAGAGTAGTCACAGATGCTTCTTTTAAATATCTTggtgtcttcttcttctttttttctttttttgaggaagattggccctgagctaacatccgttgtcgatcttcctctttttgcttgaggaagactattgctgagctaacatctgtgacagccttcctctattttatgtgggatgctgccacagcatggcttgatgagtagtgctaggtctgtgcctgggatccaaacctgtgaaccctgggccaacgaagcagagtgggtgaactctatcactatgtcaccaggctggccccagcttcTTCTTATTAACTTGATTACGTCTTGTGTCAGTGTTGGTTTCTCTCTTGGTCCCtgctcctttccttttctctgtgtccctctttctctgggggtcccttttcatttctgttgtctCTTCTGCCTCTCTAATGGTTAGGAGCTGATGGACTGAGAGACCTCAgttatattaaaacataaaacagtGTTGCAATTAACagtgagaaacagagagaacGGGAGAAACTTAGGTCAGAGAGGAAGACTGGGGAATTGAGGGACAAAAAGGGGAAGGTGAGGAGTGGTGGGGAGacatgagagacagagaggaaggaagggcaagAACTGGGCTGAGGCTTCGTGTCACGGGAGTTTGCAATGTGCTGAAGGACGTTCCTTGAGATGGGCCAATCTTGGTTTCaatctcagtttcagaggttgtgTGAAACTCGGTTTCTTTCTTGAGGAGACCAACAGTTGGTTTGGGGCTTTCCCTGGGTGGGAGGGGTGATGACTGGAGTCTTGTGCCCCAAACTCAGGGAAATACAGTCTCTATAGTGGTCTCTGTGGAGAAACCAATGAAATCTCTGAGGCCTCCAACTGAGGCTGAAATGACATTAGCCTCAAACTTGAACTTGCCTCAAAACCTAAATGGGATTCAATACCGACTTTGACCCTAACCCAAATTTAACCTCAACCCAAATCACAACTCAGACTCAACCCTAACCTCAAATCTAAACACATCCCAATAAGTGAATCCTCAACTAAAACTTATCCTCTGAACTAACCCAATCTTGTTTCTAGAG
Coding sequences:
- the LTA gene encoding lymphotoxin-alpha; amino-acid sequence: MTPSGRLYLLRVCGAPLLLLLGLLLALPPEAQGLPGVGLSPSAARTAHQHPQKHFTQDTLKPAAHLVGDPSTQNSLRWRANTDRAFLRHGFSLSNNSLLVPTSGLYFVYSQVVFSGEGCFPKATPTPLYLAHEVQLFSSQYPFHVPLLSAQKSVCPGPQGPWVRSVYQGAVFLLTQGDQLSTHTDGIPHLLLSPSSVFFGAFAL